The genomic DNA aagaagtcataaaaaagtcatcgtagTACGAAAAaatccatagtatagtatgtggaaaaagttctagtatagcatgtcgataaaagtgattaaaaaaagtcatagtatagcatgtcaaaaaagttgagacatacaaaaaagtgataaaaaagtcatagtatagtatttcggaAAACgttatagtatagaatgttaaaaaatgtcatgAGATTGTATgtctcaaaaagtcataaaaaagtcatagtatagcatgtcgaaaaaagtcataaaaaagtcatagtatagcatgtcgaaaaaagtcataaaaaagtcatagtatagcatgtcgaaaaaagtcatagtatagaatgtcgaaaaaatcaattaaaaagtcaaaatgtagtatgtcgcaaaaagtTGAGACATAcaagaagtgataaaaaaaaaagtcatagtatagtattttggaaaaggtcatagtatagaatgtttttaaaaagtcataaaaaatgactatatatatatatatatatatatataagaaattcatagtatagtatgttgagaaaagtaataaaaacgtcatgctatagtatgttgaaaaaagtgataaaaaagtcatataatagtatgttaaaaatagtcatagtatagtatgtcgaaaagtcataaaaagttaaacgatagtatatcaaaaaaaagttatactgtagtatagtatgtcgaaagaaagtcatagtatagtatgtaaagaaaaaagtgattaaaaagtataaatagtagaataAAGTTGCACCAGAAAGCATTTGCAAACACATTGATATATAATTTGTGTCGCTGAAGTAAAAAAATGTGGGCACATAAGCGATTTGAAAGACTGGTACTCTGTGCTTTTGTCCATAAATGTCGAGAATGTTTAACAAGGGCTGTCAGTGAAGGAATGCTCGTGGCTCTTGTCATTTGAAGGCTCACTAAGCCAAATGTATAAGTCCTATTGCTTAAATGAGCACATTTGCCGAAAGTAGACAAGTATGCTTatggggcagtggtggcctaaaagttaaagaagcgagcttgtgaccgggaggtcgtcggttcattccccagaccgacaggataaaatctgggtggggaaagtggaagagcagtgcttgtccctccctcgTTACCACCCTGAGgttcccttgagcaaggccttCAACCCCAGCCACTCCAGTGgagttgctcagtggccagcagatcagactgtggttgtactgggtagcttccaggtatgaatgtgtaactgtcaTTTTCTAATAGCTGAAGGTTTTGTGAATAGTTTAAACTTTGAATGaagtctgtaggtgaaagtacgTGGGAGAAGTAGCATTTAGAAGTGGAACAAGCCTGAAGAGGATTTTAAGATTGCTCCATGTTTtcaatggaaaaaagaaaaaagtttattattttaaaaagtataaatggtGGAGAAAAATTGAATACAAGCACAAAAGTCCCttaagagctgaacattttgatatttgaaagttttttgtagctggaaGTATGCAGAAGTAGCAGGCGCAAGAAAGTCGTACGGAATCGgataacaatactgtgaatACTGTGTAAtactgaatcagcattcacacaataaaataagttatgCTACATATTTCCTGATGTTTCATTAACACTCTGTCTCCCAGACAGTGATTCAGGTTTTATCACCTGTTTTGTATATAGTAGTTTTTCAGTATACATTAAAATGTTAAGAATTATACTTTTTGACTACATTTTCTATACATTTACTtgagtttattttaaaactcCTTTATTAATAAtggttgttttttaaaagacaaatgAATATAAGGAcatctaataatataataatataatagatAATctcttttgtcatgttttttgccaaataatagactgttttgtgtatgtagccaaatatttattttttcattcatctATCTTCCACAGTTCACCCAAGACAAGATTTTTTGCCTGCCCAGCCACTTCAGCAGCCCGACACCTGAAGCAATCGACTGCAGCCACATCCAGACCTCGAGGGAGAACAAGACGTCACCTCACACACTGGTCAGACCTGCAAAGCCCATCATCCAGGAGATTACTGGTCTCAAGAACAACCTGGACATTCACCAGTATGTGTTTGTCAACCACTATTGCTATGAGAGGTTTGTCCACTGGTACGCAAAGTACTTCCCATACCTTGTTTTGATCCACACTATGATCTTCATGATAGCCAGCAGCTTTTGGTTCAAGTTTCCTGGGACGTCTTCAAAAATTCACCTCTTTGTTACCATCCTTGGGAAGTGCTTTGATTCGCCCTGGACCACGAGGGCCTTGAATGAGGTTtctgaggaaagaggagaggagaaactgGTTAGTTTGAGGAGGAACACCATGTCACAAGAGTCCACAGATGAACGAGCAGAGGATGTGGAGACTGTGGGGCTTCTCCACTCCTGCTCTGTCAAGTCTAATCCAGAAAAGAAAAGCCCGGAGCCTCAGTCGGCCCCTAATGTCTTGGATAAGAAGGAAGGAGAGCAGGCCAAAGCTCTGTTTGAAAAGGTGAAGAAGTTCAGAACTCATGTAGAGGAAGCAGACATCTTGTATGTCATGTATGTGCTACAAACGTCACTGAAAGTCTTCAAGTTCTTTTTAATCATTATCTACTCTGTAGTGTGGGTACGAAACATTGAGACAGTAGTGCACTGTTATGTTCCTCCTGAGCTGACtggttttgatatattttgctGTAACCACAACAAAGCCCATCTTTTCTCCAAGCTTGCCTACTGCTATATCTGCTTTGTGGGAGTGTATGGACTTCTGTGCATCTACACCCTCTACTGGCAGTTTCACAGACCTCTGAACAAGTACTCCTTTAAGCAGGTCAGACTGGAGACTGGCATTAATGACATACCGGACGTGAAGAATGACTTTGCGTTCCTCCTGCACCTTGTGGACCAATATGATCCTCTGTACTCTAAAAGAtttgctgtctttctctctgaggTCAGCGAGAGCCATCTCTATCAGGTCAACCTCAACTACGAGTGGACTGCCAAAAAGCTGCGTACCCGCCTCGCCAGGAACACAACTAACCGGTTGGAACTCCACCTGTTAATGCTGCCGGGGCTTCCTGACACAGTCTTTGAGATTCCTGAAGTGGAATCACTCAAACTGGAGCAAGTTAAAAATGTCACCATCCCAGCTAGTGTGGCAAAGCTAGACTCTCTTCGTGAGTTGTCGCTGATCTACTGCTCTGCAAAGC from Sander vitreus isolate 19-12246 chromosome 2, sanVit1, whole genome shotgun sequence includes the following:
- the LOC144537446 gene encoding volume-regulated anion channel subunit LRRC8C isoform X1; translated protein: MIPVGEFRNFGIEQNTKYRVLKPWWDVFSEYLCVAMLMIGVFGCTLQFTQDKIFCLPSHFSSPTPEAIDCSHIQTSRENKTSPHTLVRPAKPIIQEITGLKNNLDIHQYVFVNHYCYERFVHWYAKYFPYLVLIHTMIFMIASSFWFKFPGTSSKIHLFVTILGKCFDSPWTTRALNEVSEERGEEKLVSLRRNTMSQESTDERAEDVETVGLLHSCSVKSNPEKKSPEPQSAPNVLDKKEGEQAKALFEKVKKFRTHVEEADILYVMYVLQTSLKVFKFFLIIIYSVVWVRNIETVVHCYVPPELTGFDIFCCNHNKAHLFSKLAYCYICFVGVYGLLCIYTLYWQFHRPLNKYSFKQVRLETGINDIPDVKNDFAFLLHLVDQYDPLYSKRFAVFLSEVSESHLYQVNLNYEWTAKKLRTRLARNTTNRLELHLLMLPGLPDTVFEIPEVESLKLEQVKNVTIPASVAKLDSLRELSLIYCSAKLQLPALNHLKAHLKVLCLHFESLEELPMWMYILQSLEELHLNGPLTNDMSRSATLDSLRELRALRVLTLRSNLTKIPPSVVDVALQLQRLCIYNNDVKLQAFSSLKKLTNIASLELVGCKLQRIPSAVFSLNNLQELDLKENKLTTVEEILSLQHCRRLVTLKLWHNKITYIPDHISKLKTLETLDISWNKLRKLPSRLFYCTKLRHLDVSHNHLTSLPPEVGIPQGLQFFSAAFNSLETLPDELFSCKRLKKLALGNNCLSILSSRVASLAQLVRLEIKGNRLESLPVEIGDCPLLNLSGLIVEDNLLDLLPSDVRSRLTRGCH
- the LOC144537446 gene encoding volume-regulated anion channel subunit LRRC8C isoform X2 yields the protein MIFMIASSFWFKFPGTSSKIHLFVTILGKCFDSPWTTRALNEVSEERGEEKLVSLRRNTMSQESTDERAEDVETVGLLHSCSVKSNPEKKSPEPQSAPNVLDKKEGEQAKALFEKVKKFRTHVEEADILYVMYVLQTSLKVFKFFLIIIYSVVWVRNIETVVHCYVPPELTGFDIFCCNHNKAHLFSKLAYCYICFVGVYGLLCIYTLYWQFHRPLNKYSFKQVRLETGINDIPDVKNDFAFLLHLVDQYDPLYSKRFAVFLSEVSESHLYQVNLNYEWTAKKLRTRLARNTTNRLELHLLMLPGLPDTVFEIPEVESLKLEQVKNVTIPASVAKLDSLRELSLIYCSAKLQLPALNHLKAHLKVLCLHFESLEELPMWMYILQSLEELHLNGPLTNDMSRSATLDSLRELRALRVLTLRSNLTKIPPSVVDVALQLQRLCIYNNDVKLQAFSSLKKLTNIASLELVGCKLQRIPSAVFSLNNLQELDLKENKLTTVEEILSLQHCRRLVTLKLWHNKITYIPDHISKLKTLETLDISWNKLRKLPSRLFYCTKLRHLDVSHNHLTSLPPEVGIPQGLQFFSAAFNSLETLPDELFSCKRLKKLALGNNCLSILSSRVASLAQLVRLEIKGNRLESLPVEIGDCPLLNLSGLIVEDNLLDLLPSDVRSRLTRGCH